The following are encoded together in the Cicer arietinum cultivar CDC Frontier isolate Library 1 chromosome 2, Cicar.CDCFrontier_v2.0, whole genome shotgun sequence genome:
- the LOC101500485 gene encoding E3 ubiquitin-protein ligase MPSR1-like translates to MASDSGLSELSSLFVSFIRNTNTDMSILLPRSRIFTLSTNNDDPLQQSQNTEDSNHQRIILVNPFTQGMIVIDGASSLEALFRENSTKIGQPPASKESIEAMKRVEIEDGEEDFGECVVCLEEFEVGGVVREMPCNHRFHGDCIEKWLGIHGSCPVCRFVMPVDEKDDGKKIDEEEGGGERRRVGSEVWISFSFNRNMANQAQNQNQNQNQNQNQNQASNGGDSTDSTSNSRDDDGAEVEN, encoded by the coding sequence ATGGCTTCAGACTCCGGATTATCAGAACTTTCCTCTCTCTTCGtttcatttatcagaaacacgAACACAGACATGTCCATTCTCTTACCCAGATCAAGAATCTTCACCTTATCAACAAACAACGACGACCCACTTCAACAATCTCAAAACACCGAAGATTCGAATCATCAAAGAATCATCTTGGTGAACCCTTTCACACAGGGTATGATTGTAATAGACGGAGCTTCAAGTCTCGAAGCTCTTTTCCGTGAAAATTCCACTAAGATTGGTCAACCACCTGCTTCAAAGGAATCAATTGAAGCTATGAAAAGGGTTGAGATTGAAGATGGTGAAGAAGATTTTGGTGAGTGTGTTGTTTGTTTGGAGGAATTTGAGGTTGGTGGGGTTGTTAGAGAAATGCCATGTAATCATAGGTTTCATGGTGATTGTATTGAGAAGTGGTTGGGGATTCATGGGTCTTGTCCTGTTTGTAGGTTTGTTATGCCTGTTGATGAGAAAGATGATGGAAAGAAAATTGATGAAGAAGAAGGTGGTGGAGAGAGGAGAAGGGTTGGTAGTGAAGTTTGGattagtttttcttttaatagGAATATGGCAAATCaagctcaaaatcaaaatcaaaaccaaaatcaaaatcaaaatcaaaatcaagcTAGTAATGGTGGTGATTCAACTGATTCTACTTCAAATTCTAGAGATGATGATGGTGCTGAGGTTGAGAATTaa